The Neofelis nebulosa isolate mNeoNeb1 chromosome 1, mNeoNeb1.pri, whole genome shotgun sequence sequence CAGGGAATTTTTGAAGCCTAACTTGATGTTTCAATAGCTGGGAGGTGCTAGGTGGATACAGGGATCTGGTGTTCATAGTGGGGGTGATTTATATGGCGGGCTGGGCCACACCCAGATATTATCCACGTTTTCTGTTCTCACAAGGTGCGACTGCCTCCACCTTTACTTAGTTGAGCCTTTTCTACCAACTTTCTTTGCTCTCTTTCAAGAGCTGACaaactaaccccccccccccacaaaatgGAGGGTAGGGGAAGGAatacagaatttcattttttataagagCATTAAGACGTTATTAACAACCCTTCTCCCCACGATACAGGTTAAAGTGCCAAGAGTTAAGAAAACATACTGAATAGTCTGTCCTTAGCAGCAAGTCTGCGGCAATGACTCGTGCCTGAACCAATCACATAGTCCCCAGATTTGAAAATCTACCATCAGTTACAGCATAAATCCTCTTCCAACTCACTGCAAACAGTCCAGGAAGTGGAGCCTCGTTAAGATCGGGAAAGGGCGGTTTTCAAAGATTTTGAAGGGATTAGAAGGGAAAGGTAAAGCTATCTCCCAACTACCCTCAATCCTGAAGCGCTTTATTGAATCTCCACCTCTGACTTCCCCCACCTTCTCCATGTGCCCCTTTAACTTCTCTCTACCTTCTCCATCGCCTCCCAACCCCTCAATTGCTCCCTCTGTTACCTGCGGTCTCGAGGCTTGGGTAAAACTGTGCACCCAAAGTGCCGGCCGGCAAGGAAGGGGTGCACACAGAAGGCGCGAGCGCTGGGATACGGGTTCCACCTCTAGAGAAGCGCGCTCCGCCCTCCACGCGGGCTCAGAGCCTTGTTCCGATCCCCAACAGTTAGCCCCGCCCACTCTCTCTCTAGGCCCCGCCCCCTGGGCAAGGAGCTTTTTAGCCCTTGGCAGGCGCCGTACTTCTCCATCCGGTTTGGCCTGACTCTTTCGGCGCTGGCTGGAAGTGCGCTTGCCGGAGCGCAGTGGGTGGGAGGACCTGGCACCTCCCCTGGCCTCTGCAGTCAGACCCCCGGGGTGAAGAGCGATTCCTTATGGGTCTCTAGTCTGCTGCAGTGCCCCTGCGTTAACGCTCCTTTGTGCTGCAGCTGCTGAAGCCGAGATTACTCCAGCGCCTAGGCGCGGGCAGAGCAGCCGCCACTCTCTGCAGACCTGGCTGGAGGGTGCGTGCAGACTCTCCAGGCCGCGACTCGGCGCGTCCTTCCTCCtagttctcccccaccccaccccccaaacccgCACCTCCCGAATCCCCCGCCCTCTCcgcgctctgcccctcctcccttgctGCGGGCTGACCGCTCCACACCGCCGCAGCGCCTCGCGTCTGGACAGCTTGCAGGAGGCACACACCCTTACACCCACTCGGCCAGACCGCACCCCTGCCCAGCATGTCCGCGCTGGAGTGGTACGCCCACAAGTCCCTGGGCGACGGCATCTTTTGGATTCAGGAACGCTTCTATGAGTCGGGCAACCGCGCCAACATCTGGCTGGTGCGTGGTTCCGAGCAGGATGTGGTGATCGATACGGGCCTGGGGCTGCGCAGCCTCCCGGAGTACCTGTACTCCTCCGGCCTCTTGCAGGATCACGGGGCCAAAGAGGACGCGGCGTGCCGGCCACTGCTGGCCGTGGCCACACACGTGCACTTCGACCACTCCGGCGGCCTCTACCAGTTCGACCGGGTGGCCGTGCATCACGCTGAGGCCGAGGCGCTGGCTCGCGGGGACAACtttgagaccgtgacctggctgtcCGACAGTGAGGTGGTGCGGGCGCCCAGCCCGGGCTGGAGGGCCAGGCAGTTCCGAGTGCAGGCGGTGCAGCCCACTCTCATCCTGCAGGATGGTAATGGGCCCTCACGGGCGGGCGCTTCTTTAAGGGAAGGGATTGGGAAAAACTGTTCGAGGGATGCATGTTGCAGACGTGCGTGGCTGTAAACTGGTTTGTTTTGTCACATCGCAGAAACACCACTACTGTTTCTCCCTTCCCTGAGTAAACGCCTACTCGATCTGAGCCAAGGCCCTCGAAGCCTTCCTTACCACAGACCAGTTCTGGCACTGTGTGGCAAAGCCAAGTACTCAAATGAAAGCCGGCCCCACCCCCTAGTCAGATTCCTGTGTAAGGTATAGTAGTAACACTACAGAGGCTTGTGACTAGggattttacattcttttcctgAACACTTGCCAGATTTCCAGGCGCTTTTATAGCGAAAAGACTTTTAAGGAATGAGTCCTCACCGAGTGCATGACAGGCTCTATGCTTTTGAGAACAGCTGACTTCATCCGCTCTCTGTCGGCGTCACCACTGGATATGAACAATTCCCACCTGTAGGTTTAGAAAGCCATTTAGGGAGGAGTGGTTCTTATCTACTTGTGCATCCTTATCTTCCAGATAGATTTCTGTTCTTGATGTTGCCTCATTAGAGAAAAAGCTTGATAGTGAACATAAAAAGTAGAGAATGTGAGTCTTAACATTATGACAGATACATGGTCTGGTTTAAAGCAAGGCCTGAGAAAGATTAATGAGGTTATTTCCGGTGATGGTGAAGTATACCGACTAATGCATGGGTAGCCTTGGGCCTCTGGCTCTGTAAAAGAAAGGATGGGGATCAGAGAGAAACTAATGGAATAAAATACAATAGAGTAGGGTCCCAGCCCTCTCAACGCCAAGCAGGCACTTAAATAATTGAGTTAATTAGCCACAATAcaatatttgtatattaaatttccttttttctttttagaatatttttgttgatttcattttatcttcacaacgTATTTGAAGTGAGGTGGCTGACCCCTAATTAAATGGCTTGCCTAGAGTCCAGAGAGCAAGATAGTGACaaaagctaggatttgaaccaaggCACAATAGATCAACGCATGCAGATCATAAATTCTATCCCATAAATATATTGTAATTATAAGTAGGATATGAAACCCCCTTCTCTCATTTTTATCTTGAAACCATTTTAATTGccaatttaatttattaaaacattccTCTAGGAGATAGAAAAATCCTGTTGCTGCAGTACAATAAGCTTACTTTATGAAGGACCAATATGacaaatgattaaatattttacaaaaatcagTTTATCTTATAGATGAGatcttgagcacttgaaatataaaaaatagaaagcaagatTCCATACCTCACACCCCACCCACAAAGCCtcttcattaaaatttcaaatctaaagattaaaaaaaaagagactgattTAGATGGGAGTCTTATATCATCTGACAAtttaagatgaaagaaaagtacatttacagtattctttgtatttcttgatAAAAGTGATACTTTTTAGAGTTAGGATTTCCATGTAGTTGATGGGTATTAAGATTAAATTAATTGTGGCACTGAgaccaaaaaatgtttaaattagtatttaaaatacattacagttgtctgaatgaataaattacttCTGATTTATTCACTTTTCCTTCTGTGCCAACAATAGGAAATCAATGGTGAAAGAACGATAAGAATtattgttttatagatgaagagttCAAGCAGGCCTGAATTATCATGCCTGAGATCACATAGCCAGTTTGGAAAAGAGCTGAGACTAGAATCCAGGTTTCCTAAATCCCAGTTTATGATAGAATTATAGCATTTTGGAAATACAGGGGGCCTGCAAGCTATCTGTGTGGTGCTTTAAGCCTTTGAaggtgtgaagaaaaaaaaaaagcttaatatttaccaaacacttaaagcTAAGAATATTGTGTTATATCAAAAGTTGTTTTTCATTAGAAGCAGAATGCCTCATCCTCTCAAGTAGTatctaattttctcttttctcaggaatattaatttcctttctcttctgaatAATGTGGCCAGCTGACTTGCTGTTATCATAATCCAGATGGCTGGAAggagatataaaatatttatatgaaaaattcatACACGGTTACACATATACATGATCAGCCCATATCTGAACAGCATACAGCTGTTGCTTTGGTTAGAACATAAGGAGCCTGAAGTCATTAgtttattacatttcatttagTGAATTGATGATCACCTGTCATGAGGAAGCATAAATCTGTGCTGTATGACTAACCCAAAAATTAACTTGcaaaggagggtcagggagagatcATCATACAGTGTATCATCCAGCTCCCCCTATGGAAAAATAACTCCCCCTATGAATAGTGAAATAGTATCCTTCTATAAGAAGATAGATAAACCCTATAGTACCTTCTATAGTACTATTCTTAATATAGTACCATAcgtctttttatctattttccaCAATAGTCAAATGATATGAAGTGGAGACATTTTGACCCCttatatatgtttaattaatttGCCCAGAGTCATCAAGATAATTACACAGTTATGACAGGCAGACTTAAGTCACTTGgggaggttaaaaacaaaaaatagacccTAGAAAGGTAGCAGATTGAAAACTACTCCATCCGAAACCTAAGCCTGTAATAAAAGGACCTTGGTTTGTCTGTTTTAAGTATAAATCCATATTGAACTATTTTGAATGCTGATGTAAATGTGATGACTGAGTCAGCAGTTTTATCTTCTGCCAGCAATGGGAAATCAAGAGCCAATCCAGTTTGCACTGTAGGAGCTTTAAAAGGCTCGGGAATTAGCAGTAGATGGTATCTTAGTGGGGGCAAAGGAaagataaatagtaaaataagtaGAATTGGTTGAAAGCCATTTAAGAAGCTGTGAAAACTCTGGAATGTCCATGCACTTAGTTTGTTCTCTGGGGAGAATAAAGCAGAGGAGTGTTGATTAAGGGATGCCAAGTACTACTGAGCTCAGCATTCAGTATGGAAAATaggaggaatgtgtgtgtgtgtgcgcgcgcgcgcacgcgcgtgctCGTGCGTGCAGGCGTataaggaagagagagtgagagaatgtatgtgtatgtatgttccTTGTTAGTTTCAAGAAGGATGAGAGCCAGGTCTTTACCCCGCCAAGTAGCAAACTGGAAGAATCTTACCTGGTTAATGTGACCAGCCCTAGAGGAAAAACTAAGATGCTGATCCCTAAGCAATCTTTGGCTTCGTCTGTCTATAGCACAGCCTTGATCATTAAGCCCAATGCATGTGCTTCAAGCAGCcttttcaccaccacccccccattcTCAAATAGGCAACCAAGCATTAtgaaaaatcctagaaaatgGTCTAACACGAGATCAAATACTAAAACAAATAGCATAAAGCAACTTGAGAGGGGAAGACAATCATTAATAGCATCAGGGGATAACAGAAGCTATTGCATTCAACGTATTCAAGAGACATTaggatgctttaaaaataagcaacagaacagtatgcacatgcacacacacacacagacacacacacacacacacacacacacacacatgagttcttgaaatttaaaatgatagaagTGTCTTAGTAGAAGAACTGAAGATAAagttgaaaaacttaaaaaaaaaaggagaagaaaggtaaaatgaaaacGAGAAGAGAACCAGTAGAGGACCCATTTGGAAAATTCAACACTGGAATAATAGAAGCACAGATAGagtagagaaaatggaagaaaagaaagcataataGCGATAATTCAAGAAAATATCCCACAATTAAGAGATGTAAAATTTCAGATTAAAAGAGCCCACAGAGTTCCTAGCGTGATGAATGAAAACACATCCAACACAAGGCACATTATTGTAAAATTTCAGAATACTGGAAGCAAGTTTCcagaaattaaaatgtcatcTATACAGATCATAATGGCTTTAGAGCTAGAAAAGAAGAGCTATGccttatttgaataaaatttatttccaacTCAGAATTTTACATCCATTTCACTAACAATCAGGTTATCAAAAAAGATTGCTGTTACTTAGAAAGTTACCAAGATATAATTTTATCCTATTTACTCCCTTCAAAATAAGGAAGTAAAGCAAGAGGAAGATATGGAATACAGGAAACAGGAGATCAAATACAAGAAAAAGTTGAAAGGAAACATCAGGATGATGGCAAAAATGACGTTCTGACAATGATACTATGCCAGGCATAAAGAGCTCCACATTGGAGCAGTTAAATCGTTACTCTTTTGGACAAGAAATATATACAAGAGTGGTGTTGGTAAGTGGAGAGTGAGGGGTAAAGAGAGCTAAAGATTCTTATATTTTATAGTGGAAGTCaacaaaatctaaaatttaaaaaccaagaaatGGTAATATGTGAATGAAATCAGTATAGTATATCTAATTAGTaaatcaagaaatgaaatataaaaaaattttagagataaATATATGTAGTAGAGGCAGCTACTGGAAGAAATAGCTAAAATTGTTAAAAAGTGGTTGATTCTTGGTAGCAGGATTGGAGCTAGAGTCAGAATGGGGCAAATaactttttcttacattttaagcccttctgaaatattttgagaTGTGTACATATgtttctttgattaaaaaatgaaataaaaatatggggcTACCAAGATGGGAAAGGGTATTTGGGAAGCCAAGAAAGGTCTAGTATGGCTGGAATCTAATGACAACTGGGTCAGGGTGAGGGCTTG is a genomic window containing:
- the MBLAC2 gene encoding acyl-coenzyme A thioesterase MBLAC2; this encodes MSALEWYAHKSLGDGIFWIQERFYESGNRANIWLVRGSEQDVVIDTGLGLRSLPEYLYSSGLLQDHGAKEDAACRPLLAVATHVHFDHSGGLYQFDRVAVHHAEAEALARGDNFETVTWLSDSEVVRAPSPGWRARQFRVQAVQPTLILQDGDVINLGDRQLTVMHMPGHSRGSICLHDKDRKILFSGDVVYDGSLIDWLPYSRISDYVGTCERLIELVDRGLVEKVLPGHFNTFGAERLFRLASNYISKAGICHKVSTFAMRSLASLALRVTNSRTSP